The DNA window CGGGCGTGATCGGCCATGTGTTGGCCGTGCCGCGAATGCCGTCGGTTCCGAAATAGCTGCGCGTCATCTGTTCAATCCCGCCTTCGGCTTGTTTCCGTCCCGTTCCGGAGCACGACGCGTCCAAGCGAATGCGCTGAACGAGACCGATGCTTCTTGTTCAAGAGCACAGTGCGACATGAAGGTGCTCATGCGAACCCGCATGAGCGCACGCCGCTCCAGCCCCCGTGAACCGACAGACAATTACCGCGCATTCTACCGGCAACGGGTTCAAAAATTATTTTCGTCCGTAACACGGCTGTTTCTGAAATACGTCCGCCGCCCCGCGTAACGAAAGCCCGGCAACCTTGCCGGTTGCCGGGCCTGTTCGCAATTACTGTATCGGATCGGGGATCAGCCCTGCGGCTGCGGCTCCAGTCCGCCCGCGCCCGGTTCGTCCCGGGGACGCGATGTGCCGGTGGTCGGCACGGCCGAGCCGCGCGCGACTGGCGCTTCCTCGGAGGAATCGCGCGTCGGAGGCGTGCCCTTGTCGATGAGATCCTTGATCTCCTTGCCGGTCAGCGTCTCGTATTCGAGCAGCGCCTTCGCAAGAGCCTCCAGCGCATCGCGCCGTTCGGTCAGGATGCGGCGGGCCTGCGAATAGGCCTCGTCCACCAGACGGCGCACTTCGCTGTCGATCTTCTGCGCGGTCTCTTCCGACATCTGCTGATGCTTGCCCATCGACATGCCGAGGAAGACCTCTTCATTGTCGTCGGCATAGAGCACCGTGCCGAGTTCGTCGGAATAGCCGAAGCGGGTGACCATCGCCCGGGCCATCTTGGTCGCCTGCTGGATATCGCCGGCGGCACCCGAGGTGATGTTCTCCTTGCCGAAGACGAGTTCCTCGGCGATACGCCCGCCCATCGCGACAGCGAGATGCGAGGTGTATTCGATGTAGCGCATCGAATAGCGGTCGCCCTCGGGCAGGAACTTCACCATGCCGAGCGCACGGCCGCGCGGAATGATCGTCGCCTTGTGGACCGGCATGCCGGCCGGCACCGTCAGGCCGACGATCGCGTGCCCTGCCTCGTGATAGGCGGTGAGCTTCTTTTCTTCGTCGCTCATCGCCATCGACTTGCGCTCGGCGCCCATCATCACCTTGTCCTTGGCATCCTCGAACTCAAGGTGCGTGACGAGACGGCGTCCGCGGCGGGCGGCCAGAAGAGCCGCCTCGTTGACGAGGTTCATGAGGTCGGCACCCGAGAAGCCCGGCGTGCCGCGCGCGATGATCTTGAGGTCGACATCGGGCGCCAGCGGCACCTTGCGCACGTGAACGCGCAGGATCTTCTCGCGGCCCGCGACATCCGGGTTCGGCACGACGATCTGGCGGTCGAAACGGCCCGGACGCAGAAGGGCCGGATCGAGGACGTCGGGACGGTTGGTCGCCGCGATGATGATGATGCCTTCGTTGGCCTCGAAGCCGTCCATCTCCACGAGCAGCTGGTTGAGGGTCTGCTCGCGCTCGTCGTTGCCGCCGCCAAGGCCGGCGCCGCGATGGCGGCCGACCGCGTCGATCTCGTCGATGAAGATGATGCAGGGGGCGTTCTTCTTGGCCTGCTCGAACATGTCGCGCACACGGGAGGCGCCGACACCGACGAACATTTCAACGAAGTCCGAACCGGAGATGGTGAAGAAGGGCACGTTGGCTTCGCCGGCAACGGCGCGCGCCGTCAGCGTCTTGCCGGTGCCGGGCGGGCCGACGAGCAGGACGCCGCGCGGAATGCGGCCGCCGAGGCGCTGGAACTTCTGCGGATCGCGCAGGAATTCCACGATCTCCTGCAGATCTTCCTTGGCCTCATCAATGCCCGCGACGTCGTCGAAGGTGACCCGGCCATGCGCCTCGGTGAGGAGCTTGGCCTTGGACTTTCCGAAGCCCATGGCCTTGCCGCCGCCGCCCTGCATCTGGCGCATCACGAAAATCCACAGCGCCAGGATGACGATCATCGGCATCCAGTTGATCAGGACGCCGAGCAACGAGAAGCCCTCGCCCGCCGGCTTCGCCGTGATCTTCACGCCCTTGTCGCGCAGGATCTCGACGTAGTTGGCGCCATCGGGGACATAGGTCTCGAAGGAGCGATCGTTGGTCAGGTGGCCCGTAACGTTCCGCTCCATGATCGTGACGTCACGAACATTGCCCTGATCGACGTTGTTCAGGAACTCAGAATAGGAAATGGTGTTCGTGGCCTGCCGTTGTCCGGGGCTCTGGAAAAGCTGGAAAAGAGCGATCAGGAGCAAAGCAATAATGACCCAGAGCGCGAAGTTCCGGAAATGTGCGTTCATTGTCGTTCCTTGGCACCGGTGTCCCGGCGGCACACAAAAATGGTTGGCCAACCGAATTTCGGCGAGCCTAGCGTCAGGGTGTTAATTTAGGTCTACGGAAGGGCGTTGCCAACCCACGGGGTTGACAATCCCTTAATTCTTCGCTTCCGGCCAATTCTTTTGGCAAGTCCAGAGACTTGGTCAATGCTCGCCGGTCTGCGCAAGCCGCAGTTCGATGCCATGATCGCGCCCGGGTTGGCCCGGCGCGGCAACAAGCCCGGCATCGGCATCGAAAAGCCCCGGAATGCTCTCCCGCGCTGCAGCCGGCCCAGGCAGACGGATGCCGCTCTCTTCGAGCTGGCGGCGCCCTGCCCCACCGAGCGCGGCAAGCCGGAAAGCGCGGTTCTCAAGCCCCTTCAGCACGACCCGCAGCCGGCCGTCCCAGAGATAGATTCCGTCCTCGTCGACGGCCCGTTCCTCGAACCCGGTCCGCCCGGCCTCGGGATAGAGCCAGAGCCCGTCGCGGCGCGGCGCCAGCATGACCCCGCCGAGCGTCGCGGCGCGCGGCGCCTCTCCCGCACGCAAGAGGCCGTACCACGCCTCAAGCGGCTGAAAGGACGGGCCGTAGTCCGTGCCCCTCAGGTCGCGGATGAGATCGGAAAGAAGCCTCAAGGCGATTTCCTCGTCCGCCTCGCAAAGCCTTGCCCCGTCGAGACGGACATATCCCGGATGCCAGCAGACGGCCTCCGACCGGAGCCGCCCGACCAGCCGCTCGATGACGCTTGCCGCGCGCGACAGCCGCTCGGCGGTCTCGGCAAGACGCTCCGGGGTGAGGCCGATCGAGGCGAGTTCGGGCATCAGCTGCCGCGTCCGGACCCGCAGGAAACGCCCGTCGCTGTTGGAGGGATCGTCGATCCAGGACAGGCCGGCCGCCCGCAGGCTGGCTTCCAGCCGGCGCCTCGGAACGGAGAGCAGAGGACGCAGGAAAGTCACGCCGTCGACGTCGCGGCTCGGTCCCATGGCGGCAAGGCCGCGCAGCCCGCTGCCGCGCCCAAGCCGCATGAGGAAGGTTTCAGCCCGGTCGTCGAGATGATGGGCGAGCAGCACGTGCGCGATGCCCTTGCTCCGGGCCGCCTCGGCCAAAAGCCGGTAACGCGCCTCGCGCGCCTTCGCCTGAATGTCACCGTGGAGGACGCCGGGATGCCAGCGCAGGGTTTCCGAAGGCAGCCCGAAACGTGTCGCCATTGCGCAGACCTCGGCGCACTCCCCCGCCGCTTCGGCGCGAAGGCCATGGTCGACGGTCAGAACGAGAGGCTGCGGATAGTGGGGATGGCGTTTGGCAAAGTCGGCGGCAAGAATCATCAGCGCCGTCGAATCGGCGCCGCCGGAGACGGCGATGGCAAGCGGTCCGGCATCGAAGAAGGGCGCCAGCAGTGCGTCCGCTTCCGCCGGATCGAGCGGCGGAGCCTCGTTCCGGCCGCCTTCCCCGCTCACGTCAGACCCGCCTCAGCACTGCGATTTCTTCTGCTCGGCGCTGACCCGCCTCAGCAGCGTACCCGATGCCTCGGGATACTTCTTGCCGATCTCGGTATAGGTCGCGCAGGCCGCGTCCTTTTCCCCCAGACCACTGAGCGAAAGCCCGAGCTTCAGCAGGCTTTCAGGCGCCTTCGGGCTCTGCGGAAAGGTCTTGTAGGTGTCGAGGAACTCGTTCGCCGCCTCGCGGAACATCTTGCGGGCGAAATAGGATTCGCCAAGCCAGAAATGGGCGTTGCCGAGCAGCGTGCTATCGGGGTGGTCCGTGATGAACTGGTGAAAGCCCATCTGCGCCATCTCGTAGTTGCCCGCAAGGATGTAGCCATAGGCCTGGTCGTAGGCCTCGCGCGGATCGGAGGGCAGCATGACGGAGGCCATCTGCGGGCTGGCATCGCCGGTCGTCGGCGCCACCGGCGTCGAGGGACCGCCGGGCAGACCGATCCCGCTATCCGTCGCGCCCGCTCCATAGGTCGTCGTACCGGAATCGCCGCGTGCAAGCGCGGAAAGGTCAAGCGGCCCGGAGAACTGGCCATACCCGCCGGCGCCAACGCCGGCGCTGACGCCCGGCAGCGTGCCGAGGCTGGACGGCGGGGCGCCAAGCTGCTGGCCATTGTTTTCCGCGGGTGTCGGCTCGGGATAGCTGTCGGACGGCATCGGTTCCGGCCCGCCGGGCGTGCGCAAGGTACCGCCGAAGTCCATCGGCTCGCTGTCCTGCGGAACGGCCTGCTCGGCTCTCGACTTCTTGCCCGTCGCCTTGCCGCCCTCGATCTCCTGGAAGCGGAACTCGATATCCTCCTGCTGGCGCTGCATCATCTCGCGCTGCTGCCGCAACTCGTGCAGAAGCTGCTCGATCTGGCCGTTCATCTGCCGCATCTGGGATTCGAGGCGGTCGATACGGATCGACTGCTGGGCGATCTGGTCGCTGCTCTGGACCCTCTGGACCGACTGGCCGGACCCGAGGTCTGCGGGCGGCGTCGGGTCGGAAGAAAACCAGCCGGCCTGCGCCGGAGCCACTCCAAGCCCGATGGCGAGCAGTCCCGCAGCAAGGCCGCAACGCTGTGCCCGGGGGGCGCCCGAAGCGGTCGCCATCGGGTCATTCTCACGGCCAGACGGCCGCTTCATTCCGATCATGCTGACTCTATTCATGATGCCGTTGCATCCACATCCCAAGAAATCCGGCCCGGATCGAACCGCCGAAATCGGTTTTGTCTCCGTCAGGCTCGATCACGCGTCGCGGTGTCGTTACGCTTGTTCTTACTCATATGTAGAACAACTCTGCCCGAGATGCAGTCACATATGTGCAAACCGGCTGTTACACGACGTGCTCTCGGTACGATGCGCCATTCCCGGGCGCCACGCCGCGTTAAAAAAAAGCGGGCAAAAAACAACACGATGTCGCACTCGACCTGATCAATCGTTGCCTTATTGACCACGAGTTCGGCCAAATTGAGACCCGGCGGGCCGGCAAGGCCGCGCCATTGGCGGGACAGGGCTGCAGGCCCTGCATGACAGGCCGCTTCGATACGATGATCCGCCAGCGCCCCGGACGCAGGCGCAGGGTCGTTCCCGCCCCACAGGGGGACATGCAAAAACGCCCGGCCAACAAGGCCGGGCGCTGAAGCATCACATATCCCTCGGGCCAAGAAGCGCCGTCAGTTGGTGGCGTTGTTGAGCACCGTCACCGCACGCCGGTTCTGAGCCCAGCAGGAAGCGTCGTCGCAAAGCGCCACCGGACGCTCCTTGCCGTAGGAGACGGTGCGCAGCCGGCTCGGGTTGACCCCGCGGCTGACGAGATAGTCGTTCGCGGCCTTGGCCCGGCGAGCGCCGAGGGCAAGGTTGTACTCGCGCGTGCCGCGCTCGTCGGCATGGCCTTCCAGCGTCACGGTGTACTGCGGGTAGCGGCCGAGCCACTGCGCCTGGCGGTCGAGCACGCCGCGACCTTCCGTGTTCACTTCCGAGCTGTCGGTGTCGAAGAAGACGCGGTCGCCGACGTTGACGACGAAGTCCTGGGCCGAGCCCGGAACGGCTGTTCCGGCACCGGTGCCGCCAGCAAGCTGGCCGTCGAGTTCGCTGGGGCTCTTGGCGCAGGCCGCGACAAGGACGACAAGACCGCACACGGCGATCACGCGGCGCAGCGCCGCAAGGGAAAACAAGCTGACCATCCTGGTGAATCCTTCGAAGTGGTATGGGGCCACGCATTCATGGAGCGCCCCTCAGACCGTCCCGTTTACCTTAACGCACGCATGGTTAAGGCCGGGTTGGGAAACATGGTGAACGACTGGTTACTTCACATTCGTCCCGAATATGTCATTCCTGTGTTCCCATCCCGCGCCGGGTGAACGGGCCGCTCCGGCGCGTCATTTCAGCAACGGCGACCAGGCCGGATCGGAGGCCATGTTCGGCGTCGGAATGCGCTGCTCGTTGCGGCCGGTCAGATCGACCGACCAGAGCTGCGGCCCCTGCCCGTTGTCGCGGAAGAACATGAGCACGCGGCCGTTCGGCGCCCAGGTCGGACCCTCGTTGTGGAAGCCTTCCGTCAGGATGCGCTCGCCCGATCCGTCCGGCTTCATGATGCCGATGGCGAACTTGCCGCCCGACTGTCGGGTGAAGGCGATGAGGTCGCCGCGCGGCGACCAGACCGGCGTCGAATAGCGCCCATTGCCGAAGGAGATGCGCTGCGCGCCGCCGCCGCCCGCGCCCATGACATAGAGCTGCTGCGAACCGCCACGGTCGGATTCGAACACGATCTGCGAGCCGTCCGGCGAATAGGACGGGCCGGTGTCGATCGCCGCCGAGTCGGTCAGGCGCTGGACCTGCCGGCTGGCAAGATCCATCGCGTAGATATTGGAGTTGCCGCCCTGTTCGAGGCTCATCACGACCCGGCGCCCGTCCGGCGAGAAGCGCGGCGCGAAGGTCATGTTGTTGAAATTGCCGACCACCTGCCGGCTGCCGGTGTCGAGATTGAGCAGATAGACGCGCGGGTTCTCGTTACCGCCGAAGGACATGTAGGTGATGTCCTGGGTGGAGGGCGAAAAGCGGGGCGTCAGCACCAGTTCCTTGCCCTGGGTCAGGTAGCGCACGTTGGCGCCGTCCTGGTCCATGATCGCCAGCCGCTTGACGCGCTGGTTCTTCGGGCCCGTCTCGTCGACGAAGACCACGCGGCTGTCGAAATAGCCCTTCTCGCCGGTGAGGCGCTCGTAGATCGCGTCGGCGATGATATGGGCAACGCGGCGCCAGTTGGCCTCCGGTGTCACGAACTGCTGGCCGGTGAGTTGCTGGGAGGCGTAGATGTCCCAGAGGCGGAAATTGGTCTGGATACGGCCGTCGCCGGTGCGCTGCGTATCGCCGGTCACCAGCGCCTGGGCGTTGATCACGCGCCAGTTCTGGAAATTCGGCATGACGTTCGGATTGACCGCCTTGTCGATGAAGGAGGCGGGATCGAGCGGCACGAAGAGGCCGGAGCGCTTCAGGTCGGAGGTGACGACCTCGGCGATCTGCGCGCCGAGCTGCGCATCGCCGCCGAACGCGGGAATGGCAATCGGCAACGGCTGGAAGTTGCCGCCGTTGATGTCGATGGTGATCTCGGCCCGGGCCGGGCCCGCGGCCGCAAGGCCAATCAGTGCCACGACAGCGGCCATGACCCGGCGCACCGCCGATCCTGTCCCCTTGCCGAGGATACCGCTGCTGAGGGAAAGAATTCCCGTCATGATAATCCCTACTCCGTTGTCGGCCCGCGCGCCGGCATCTGTCTTGCCGGCCCCGGACGTGTCGTTGCTGGTGCCATTGCTGCCTTGAAGAGACGGAAAACCGTTCTTTTTCATGGCGGCAGGCCACCACCCGCCATTTTCGACTGTGCTCAATAGGCCGAAGGCGGCGTGAAATTGATGTTGACCACGCTCCACTGGTCGAACTTCTCGGGCGGCATGAAGTCGTAGGGCGCGCAGCGGCGGATCGCCCGGAGCGCTGCCTCCGCCACGACCTGGCCATAGGGACCGCCCGGAATCTCGAGCGCCTCCGGCGGCCCGTTCAGCGAGCCGTCCGGATTGAGGGTCATGCGGATCGGAACCCGGATGCCGTCGGTGTTGGCGCCGACCGGCGGCACCCAGCATTCGAAGATGCGCGCCCTGAGCGCCTCGAGCTCGTTGGCCGTCATCTGGCCGACATCGCGGCCCGTCGCCGTGCCGAGCGACGCCGTCTGGTCGGAGGCCAGCGCCCCGCCGCCCGAGGGATCGACCTTGTTGAGGAGGTTCTCGATCTGCTCCGGATCGAAGTTGCTGGTCGAGTCCTCCCGGCCGACCTTGGACGTGTCCTTGGCGGGCTTGGCCGGCTTTTTCGGCGTCGTGTCCTGCGGTTCGGCGGACGCGGTCTCGATCGGCTTCGGCGGCGCGGGCTTGACGCGCGGCTTCACCGCCGGGGCCGGCGGCGCGTTGTCCTGCGCGGTCTCCTCCGGCTTCGGCTCCGTCTTCGGCTCCGGTTTTGACTCCTGCGGCTTCTTCTCCGGCGGCGCCAGTTCCGCGACGTCCGTCGTCGGAGCCGGGGCCTTTTCGACTGGCTTGGCGGGTTCCGGCGGCTTCGGCTCGGCCTTCGCCTCGGCTGGCTTCGGCGGCGCGGGCTCGGGCGGCGGGGCCGGCGGTTCCGGCGCCTTCGGTGCGGGGGTTGGCGAGGGCGGCGGCGCGGCCTCGCGGACGGACGCCTCGGTGCTCGGCTTCGGCGTCGGCGGCGCGTCGAGGTCCTTCGGCGCGTTGCCGGCCTTCTTGGCCTCCGGGTTGGGCTTCGGCGGCTTGGCGACGCCCTGGCTCTGCGTCTCCTTGCGCTCGGCCTTCTTGGAGCCCTGCGAGACGTTGGTCACTTCGGTGATGATGTCGACCGGCACGGCCTCGACTTCGGCGACCTCGAACGGCTTCGCTCCGGGAAGGCTGACGAGCCCCCAGAGGAGAATGATCGCATGTACCGCTACAGAAGCCGAAAGGCCTATCCGCATGTCAAATCCGTCAGGCCGGCAAGGCGGCGCCGGCCAAGTGCTTGTTCGTCAGCTGCCCTGTTCCTCGGTGCTGACCAGACCGATCTTCTTGAAGCCCGCGGCCGAGATCCGCGCCATCACCCGCATCACGGTGCCGTAGTCGGCATCGCGGTCGCCGCGCACGTAGATGCGGTCCTCGACGCCGTTCTTGGCGATCGCCTGCAGCTTCGGCACCACCTCGTCGGCACTCACCTCGGTGTCCTGCAGGAAGATCTTGCCTTCCTTGTCGACCGAGATGTTGATCGGATCGGTCTGGCCCTCCATGGGCTTGGCCGCCGTCTCGGGCAGATCGATCGGCACGCCGACCGTGAGCAACGGCGCCGCGACCATGAAGACGATGAGAAGCACAAGCATCACGTCCACGAAGGGCGTGACGTTGATCTCGCTCATCACCGCGCCGTGGCGACCTCGCCTGCGGCCGCGCCGGCGTCCGCCGCCGCCCCCTGCTGACCCGACACTCATGCCCATGGCGTCAGCTCCGCTCGTCGATCTGGCGCGACAGGATGGCCGAGAATTCGTCGGCGAAACTCTCCATGCGCGTGGACAGCCGCCCGGCGTCGCTGGACAGCTTGTTGTAGGCGATCACCGCCGGAATGGCGGCCAGCAGGCCCATCGCGGTGGCAAAGAGCGCCTCGGCGATGCCCGGCGCCACCACCGACAGGTTGGTGTTCTTCGACGCCGCGATCGCCTGGAAGCTGGTCATGATGCCCCAGACCGTGCCGAAGAGGCCGACGAAGGGCGCCGCCGAACCGACGGTCGCCAGGAACAGGAGCCGCGACTCCAGCCGTTCGGCCTCGCGCACGAT is part of the Hartmannibacter diazotrophicus genome and encodes:
- the ftsH gene encoding ATP-dependent zinc metalloprotease FtsH: MNAHFRNFALWVIIALLLIALFQLFQSPGQRQATNTISYSEFLNNVDQGNVRDVTIMERNVTGHLTNDRSFETYVPDGANYVEILRDKGVKITAKPAGEGFSLLGVLINWMPMIVILALWIFVMRQMQGGGGKAMGFGKSKAKLLTEAHGRVTFDDVAGIDEAKEDLQEIVEFLRDPQKFQRLGGRIPRGVLLVGPPGTGKTLTARAVAGEANVPFFTISGSDFVEMFVGVGASRVRDMFEQAKKNAPCIIFIDEIDAVGRHRGAGLGGGNDEREQTLNQLLVEMDGFEANEGIIIIAATNRPDVLDPALLRPGRFDRQIVVPNPDVAGREKILRVHVRKVPLAPDVDLKIIARGTPGFSGADLMNLVNEAALLAARRGRRLVTHLEFEDAKDKVMMGAERKSMAMSDEEKKLTAYHEAGHAIVGLTVPAGMPVHKATIIPRGRALGMVKFLPEGDRYSMRYIEYTSHLAVAMGGRIAEELVFGKENITSGAAGDIQQATKMARAMVTRFGYSDELGTVLYADDNEEVFLGMSMGKHQQMSEETAQKIDSEVRRLVDEAYSQARRILTERRDALEALAKALLEYETLTGKEIKDLIDKGTPPTRDSSEEAPVARGSAVPTTGTSRPRDEPGAGGLEPQPQG
- the tilS gene encoding tRNA lysidine(34) synthetase TilS, whose amino-acid sequence is MSGEGGRNEAPPLDPAEADALLAPFFDAGPLAIAVSGGADSTALMILAADFAKRHPHYPQPLVLTVDHGLRAEAAGECAEVCAMATRFGLPSETLRWHPGVLHGDIQAKAREARYRLLAEAARSKGIAHVLLAHHLDDRAETFLMRLGRGSGLRGLAAMGPSRDVDGVTFLRPLLSVPRRRLEASLRAAGLSWIDDPSNSDGRFLRVRTRQLMPELASIGLTPERLAETAERLSRAASVIERLVGRLRSEAVCWHPGYVRLDGARLCEADEEIALRLLSDLIRDLRGTDYGPSFQPLEAWYGLLRAGEAPRAATLGGVMLAPRRDGLWLYPEAGRTGFEERAVDEDGIYLWDGRLRVVLKGLENRAFRLAALGGAGRRQLEESGIRLPGPAAARESIPGLFDADAGLVAAPGQPGRDHGIELRLAQTGEH
- the ybgF gene encoding tol-pal system protein YbgF → MATASGAPRAQRCGLAAGLLAIGLGVAPAQAGWFSSDPTPPADLGSGQSVQRVQSSDQIAQQSIRIDRLESQMRQMNGQIEQLLHELRQQREMMQRQQEDIEFRFQEIEGGKATGKKSRAEQAVPQDSEPMDFGGTLRTPGGPEPMPSDSYPEPTPAENNGQQLGAPPSSLGTLPGVSAGVGAGGYGQFSGPLDLSALARGDSGTTTYGAGATDSGIGLPGGPSTPVAPTTGDASPQMASVMLPSDPREAYDQAYGYILAGNYEMAQMGFHQFITDHPDSTLLGNAHFWLGESYFARKMFREAANEFLDTYKTFPQSPKAPESLLKLGLSLSGLGEKDAACATYTEIGKKYPEASGTLLRRVSAEQKKSQC
- the pal gene encoding peptidoglycan-associated lipoprotein Pal; its protein translation is MVSLFSLAALRRVIAVCGLVVLVAACAKSPSELDGQLAGGTGAGTAVPGSAQDFVVNVGDRVFFDTDSSEVNTEGRGVLDRQAQWLGRYPQYTVTLEGHADERGTREYNLALGARRAKAANDYLVSRGVNPSRLRTVSYGKERPVALCDDASCWAQNRRAVTVLNNATN
- the tolB gene encoding Tol-Pal system beta propeller repeat protein TolB; this translates as MTGILSLSSGILGKGTGSAVRRVMAAVVALIGLAAAGPARAEITIDINGGNFQPLPIAIPAFGGDAQLGAQIAEVVTSDLKRSGLFVPLDPASFIDKAVNPNVMPNFQNWRVINAQALVTGDTQRTGDGRIQTNFRLWDIYASQQLTGQQFVTPEANWRRVAHIIADAIYERLTGEKGYFDSRVVFVDETGPKNQRVKRLAIMDQDGANVRYLTQGKELVLTPRFSPSTQDITYMSFGGNENPRVYLLNLDTGSRQVVGNFNNMTFAPRFSPDGRRVVMSLEQGGNSNIYAMDLASRQVQRLTDSAAIDTGPSYSPDGSQIVFESDRGGSQQLYVMGAGGGGAQRISFGNGRYSTPVWSPRGDLIAFTRQSGGKFAIGIMKPDGSGERILTEGFHNEGPTWAPNGRVLMFFRDNGQGPQLWSVDLTGRNEQRIPTPNMASDPAWSPLLK
- a CDS encoding cell envelope biogenesis protein TolA — encoded protein: MRIGLSASVAVHAIILLWGLVSLPGAKPFEVAEVEAVPVDIITEVTNVSQGSKKAERKETQSQGVAKPPKPNPEAKKAGNAPKDLDAPPTPKPSTEASVREAAPPPSPTPAPKAPEPPAPPPEPAPPKPAEAKAEPKPPEPAKPVEKAPAPTTDVAELAPPEKKPQESKPEPKTEPKPEETAQDNAPPAPAVKPRVKPAPPKPIETASAEPQDTTPKKPAKPAKDTSKVGREDSTSNFDPEQIENLLNKVDPSGGGALASDQTASLGTATGRDVGQMTANELEALRARIFECWVPPVGANTDGIRVPIRMTLNPDGSLNGPPEALEIPGGPYGQVVAEAALRAIRRCAPYDFMPPEKFDQWSVVNINFTPPSAY
- the tolR gene encoding protein TolR; protein product: MGMSVGSAGGGGGRRRGRRRGRHGAVMSEINVTPFVDVMLVLLIVFMVAAPLLTVGVPIDLPETAAKPMEGQTDPINISVDKEGKIFLQDTEVSADEVVPKLQAIAKNGVEDRIYVRGDRDADYGTVMRVMARISAAGFKKIGLVSTEEQGS